A window of the Lolium perenne isolate Kyuss_39 chromosome 7, Kyuss_2.0, whole genome shotgun sequence genome harbors these coding sequences:
- the LOC127316787 gene encoding serine/threonine-protein phosphatase 7, which translates to MSDPDGAAEPPTPTPPSPSPVPPPAPVEWPEDGALTRDWVAAFTATLDWCSRRLPPDQLPSILSADFVRRLLLAAAAVLHREPNIVRVDPRPDQAVVVVGDVHGQLHDVMFLLRDAGFPSEDRIFVFNGDYVDRGAWGLETLLLLLAWKIFLPSRVFLLRGNHESKYCTSVYGFEREVMVKYKSQGGQVYRKFLRCFEDLPLASIIAGCVYTAHGGIFRGAVVLPSKRAKRAKKGHKYVATSAEDSTTLKLGSLDELLKARRTVLDPPWEGSNLIPGDVLWSDPSLEKGLSLNKERGIGLLWGPDITQQFLYTNNLKLIIRSHEGPDARDKRHDLLGMDSGYTTDHQVACGKLITLFSAPDYPQFQASEDRYNNSGAYLVLSPPDFATPDFHSFQAVKPRPAANPYYDFEEVIDSDEELNLGAMDTGNLSS; encoded by the exons ATGTCGGACCCCGACGGCGCCGCCGAGCCCCCAACCCCGACCCCTCCTTCCCCCTCCCCGGTCCCGCCGCCCGCGCCGGTCGAGTGGCCCGAGGACGGCGCGCTGACGCGGGACTGGGTGGCGGCCTTCACCGCCACGCTGGACTGGTGCTCGCGCCGCCTCCCGCCCGACCAGCTCCCCTCCATCCTCTCCGCGGACTTcgtgcgccgcctcctcctcgccgccgccgccgtcctccacCGCGAGCCCAACATCGTGCGCGTCGACCCGCGGCCCGACcaggccgtcgtcgtcgtcggggaCGTCCACGGCCAGCTCCACGACGTCATGTTCCTGCTCCGGGACGCCGGGTTCCCCTCCGAGGACCGCATCTTCGTCTTCAACGGGGACTACGTGGACCGCGGCGCCTGGGGACTCGAGACCTTGCTCCTCCTACTGGCCTGGAAG ATATTTCTACCAAGTCGTGTGTTCCTTCTCCGAGGAAATCATGAATCCAAGTACTGCACATCAGTATATGGTTTCGAACGGGAAGTAATGGTCAAATATAAAAGTCAAGGCGGTCAAGTCTATCGGAAATTCTTAAGATGCTTTGAAGATCTTCCTCTAGCATCAATAATAGCAGGATGCGTCTACACTGCCCACGGGGGGATTTTTCGTGGGGCGGTTGTATTACCATCGAAAAGGGCGAAAAGGGCCAAGAAAGGTCACAAATACGTAGCGACTTCCGCCGAAGACTCTACTACTTTGAAGCTTGGATCCCTGGACGAATTGTTAAAAGCAAGGAGAACTGTTCTTGACCCCCCGTGGGAGGGTTCGAATCTAATTCCTGGAGATGTGCTTTGGTCTGATCCTTCCTTGGAGAAGGGTCTTTCTCTGAATAAGGAAAGAGGAATTGGCTTGCTATGGGGTCCAGACATCACTCAACAATTTCTATATACAAATAATCTCAAG TTAATCATCAGATCACATGAAGGTCCAGATGCAAGAGATAAGCGACATGATCTATTAGGAATGGACAGTGGGTATACAACTGACCATCAAGTCGCATGTGGAAAGCTAATAACACTCTTCAGTGCTCCAGACTATCCACAATTCCAG GCTTCGGAGGACCGCTACAACAATTCTGGAGCATATCTTGTCCTCAGCCCTCCTGATTTTGCTACCCCTGATTTCCATAGTTTTCAAGCTGTAAAGCCTCGGCCTGCG GCGAATCCATACTATGATTTTGAGGAAGTAATTGATTCTGACGAAGAGCTAAATCTGGGCGCGATGGACACTGGCAATTTGAGCAGTTGA
- the LOC127316788 gene encoding uncharacterized protein: protein MAPAKGWSRTVGSARSFVGNAMGGVRGWSNAASWAVAGSLAYYLWVRPARELKKEQEERAALTAASDPYRYVEKRKPIPDPQDTGLTYGKKKDPTKSDN from the exons ATGGCGCCGGCGAAGGGGTGGAGCCGGACGGTGGGGAGCGCGCGGTCCTTCGTGGGGAACGCGATGGGCGGCGTCCGCGGGTGGAGCAACGCCGCCTCCTGGGCCGTCGCCGGCTCCCTCGCCTACTACCTCTGGGTCAGGCCCGCGCGCGAGCTCAAGAAGGAGCAGGAG GAGCGAGCTGCTTTAACTGCTGCCTCGGATCCTTACCGTTATGTTGAGAAACGGAAGCCAATTCCTGACCCCCAG GACACTGGCCTAACTTACGGGAAGAAGAAGGATCCTACAAAGTCTGACAACTAG